One window of the Arthrobacter sp. D5-1 genome contains the following:
- the glgA gene encoding glycogen synthase, whose translation MRIDIVTKEFPPEIYGGAGVHVAELSRVLAKHVDLHVRAFGALRETDYHGASVASYATPEDLGDANPALQTLGVDLRIVPDIAGADLVHSHTWYANMAGHLASLLHGIPHVLSAHSLEPLRPWKAEQLGGGYALSSWVEKTAYEAAAAIIAVSDGMRQDILRSYPDVDPDKVRVVHNGIDVSLWERDEEDDAIRALGIDPAKPSVVFVGRNTRQKGVPYLLRAASSLPDDVQLVLCLGAADTPELAAETARLIEELQTKRQGVVLIERMLPRKELIQVLSHATAFACPSIYEPLGIVNLEAMACGAAVVASATGGIPEVVQHGETGLLVQLEQVTDGTGTPLDPEKFVSDFAAALNEVVADPARARDMGIAGRRRAEEHFSWESITETTLEVYRSVLR comes from the coding sequence GTGCGAATAGACATTGTGACTAAAGAATTCCCTCCGGAAATTTATGGCGGTGCCGGTGTCCACGTTGCCGAGCTCAGCCGGGTGCTGGCAAAGCACGTCGACCTTCACGTGCGGGCCTTCGGCGCGCTGCGTGAGACCGACTATCACGGGGCTTCGGTGGCTTCCTACGCCACCCCCGAAGACCTCGGCGACGCCAACCCAGCCCTTCAAACCCTGGGCGTGGACCTGAGGATCGTTCCGGATATTGCGGGAGCGGACCTGGTCCACTCGCACACCTGGTATGCCAACATGGCGGGCCACCTCGCCTCGCTGCTGCACGGAATTCCCCACGTGCTCAGTGCCCACAGCCTTGAGCCTCTCCGCCCGTGGAAGGCTGAGCAGCTGGGGGGCGGCTACGCGTTGTCCTCCTGGGTGGAGAAAACGGCCTATGAGGCAGCAGCGGCGATCATCGCCGTCTCCGACGGCATGCGTCAGGACATCCTCCGCAGCTACCCCGACGTGGATCCGGACAAGGTCCGCGTTGTCCACAACGGCATCGATGTGTCCCTCTGGGAACGCGATGAAGAGGACGATGCCATCCGAGCACTGGGCATCGATCCCGCCAAGCCCAGCGTGGTCTTCGTGGGACGCAACACCCGCCAGAAGGGGGTACCGTACCTGCTTCGCGCGGCGTCCAGCCTTCCTGACGACGTCCAGTTGGTGCTGTGCCTGGGAGCCGCCGATACCCCCGAGCTTGCGGCCGAAACTGCACGGCTCATCGAGGAACTGCAAACCAAGCGCCAAGGGGTCGTCCTCATCGAGCGGATGCTGCCCCGGAAGGAACTTATCCAGGTGCTCAGCCATGCCACGGCGTTCGCCTGCCCTTCTATCTACGAGCCCCTGGGCATCGTGAACCTCGAAGCCATGGCATGCGGCGCGGCGGTAGTGGCCAGTGCCACGGGCGGCATTCCGGAGGTGGTCCAGCATGGCGAAACCGGGCTGCTGGTACAGCTGGAGCAAGTCACCGACGGAACAGGGACGCCCCTTGACCCGGAGAAGTTCGTCAGCGACTTCGCGGCTGCCTTGAACGAGGTGGTGGCAGATCCTGCACGTGCCCGCGACATGGGCATTGCGGGGCGCCGCCGCGCGGAAGAGCACTTCTCCTGGGAGTCCATTACGGAAACAACGTTGGAGGTCTACCGCTCGGTCCTGCGCTGA